In Gemmobacter sp., the sequence ACCCGGCGACCGATGATTTCTGGTTCTGCGGCCTGCCCTCGCAGCCCGGCAAGCCCTATTGCGAAGCGCATGTCGGCGTGGCCTTCCAACCGATGAGCGCGCGGCGCGACCGTCGCCGCTAGGCGGCGGTTGTCGGGCCCGCCCGCAGGACCACCGCCACATGCGCGTGCTGATCGCAGACGACCACGACCTGTTGCGCGATACGCTGGCGCTGTTCCTGCAAGCCGCCGGGATCTGTGTGCAGACCGTGCCGGATCTGGCGGTGGCGCTGGACCGGATCGCAGCGAATGGCCCCTGGGATCTGGTGCTGCCGGATCTGGCGATGCCGGGCATGAACGGGCTGGAGGGCCTGCGCCGCGCCTTGCAGGCGGCGGCGGATTGCCCCGTGGCGCTGATTTCCGGCACGGCACGGCCGGAAACCGCCGAACAGGCCATGGCGATGGGCGCGGCCGGCGTGCTGGAAAAGACGCTGTCGGCCGCCGACCTGACCCGCGCCGTGCGCCTGATGGCCGAAGTCGGCCGCTGGGCCGCCGCCGGCACCGCCACGCCCGCCCCCGGCCAGCGCCCCCTGACCCCGCGCGAGATGCAGGTGCTGGAACAGTTCTGCCTTGGCCGGTCCAACCGCGAGATTGCCGGGGCGCTGGACATCAGCGAACCCACCGTCAAGCTGCATGCCCGCACCCTGTGCCGCAAGCTGGGCGCGGCGAACCGCACCCAGGCCGCGATGATCGCGCGCGAAACCGGGCTGTTCTAGCGCCTCTGGCTGGCCGCGACGGGGGTTTTGCACCCCCGCCGCCGACCGGCAGGCCGGCCGGCGCCCCCGCAGGATATTTCGATCAGAGCGAGATCAGCCGTCCAGCATGCGGTCGGCGCTGGCCTCGAACAGGGTGCGGGCATAGGCGGTGGTCATGCGGGCGGCGGCCAGATCGGCGCGGGCCAGTTCCTCGACCGCGCGGCCGTGCTGCATGACCAGGACGCGGTCGCACATATGGTCGATCACCGCCAGATCGTGGCTGACCATCAGGAAGGTCAGCCCGCGTTCGGCCCTGAGCCGGTTCAGCAGGTTCAGCGTTTCCGCCTGCACCGAGGCATCGAGCGCGCTGGTCGGTTCGTCCAGCAGCAGGATTTCCGGTTGCAGCATCAGCGCGCGGGCAATCGCCACGCGCTGGCGCTGGCCGCCCGACAGCTGATGCGGATAGCGGAAGCGGAACCGCGGATCCAGCGCCACATCCCGAAGCGCCTGCACCACCCGGGCATCGGTATTGCCGATGCCGTGGATGGCCAGCGGTTCGGCCAGCGTCCGGTCGATGGTGTGGCGCGGGTGGAGCGAGGAATAGGGATCCTGGAACACCATCTGGACCCGCGCCGAAAACGCCTTGCCGCGCGGGGTTTTCAGCGGCTCGCCGCCAATGCGGATCGACCCGCCGGTGATGGGGGCCAGCCCGCAGATCGCCCGCAGGATGGTGGATTTGCCCGAACCGGATTCGCCCACCAGCCCATAGCTTTCCCGCGCGTCCACCCGCAAGGATACCTCTTGCACCGCCTTCACGATGCGGTCGCCGGCATCGAAGTGGACGGACAGGTTGTCGATTTCGATCAATGCCATGTTACACCTGTGCCCAGGCGCCGCTGCGGTCGAGCGAGGGCAGCGGCTGGCGCGGCCCCCCGATGCGCGGCAGGCAGTTCAAGAGCCCCTGGGTATAGGGGTGTTTCGCCGCCATCAGGTTGCCGGCCGCGATTTCCTCGACCACGCGGCCCTTGTACATCACCAGCACCCGGTCGCAGAACCGCGCGACCAGCCGCAGGTCGTGCGAAATGAAGATCAGCCCCATGCCGCGATCCTTGACCAGATTGTCGAGGATCTTCAGCACCTCGGCCTGGACGGTCACATCCAGCGCCGAGGTGGGTTCGTCGGCGATCAGCAGGTCGGGGTTCGGGATCAGCATCATGGCGATCATCACCCGCTGGCCCATGCCGCCCGACAATTCGTGCGGCCAGGCCTCCATCACGCGGTCGGGATCGCGGATCTGCACGGCCTCCAGCGCCTCGATAGCTTTTTTCCGCGCCTCGGCCGGGCCGATGCGGTCGCGCAGCCGCAGCCCTTCGGTCAGCTGGCGACCGACCTTCATCACCGGGTTCAGCGAATATTTCGGATCCTGCATCACCATGGCGATGCGGGGCCCGCGCAAGCCGCGCATCTGGCGTTCCGAGGCTTTCATCAGGTCGATGCCGTCAAAGGTCATCTCGTCGGCCTCGATCCGGCCGGGGGGGCGGACAAGGCGCAGGACGGACCGGCCCGTCATCGTCTTGCCGGACCCGGATTCGCCCACGATCCCCAGCCGTTCGCGGCCCAGCTCGAAGGACACGCCGCGCACCGCCTCGACCCGGCCGGATTCGGTATCGAAGGTGACGCGCAGGTTCCTGACGTTCAGCAGGCTCATTTCCCGGCACTCCTTGGATCCAGCACGTCGCGCAGACCGTCGCCCAACAGGTTGAACCCCAGTGAGACGATGAAGATGGCCAGTCCCGGCATGGTCGCGACCCACCATTGTTCGAACAGGAACTTGCGACCCGAGGAAATCATCATGCCCCATTCCGCCATCGGCGGTTGCGCGCCGAGGCCGAGGAAGCCGAGGCCGGCGGCCGTCAGGATCACCCCCGCCATGTCCAGCGTGACGCGGATGATGACCGAGGACAGGCACATCGGCATCACATGGCCCAGGATGATCCGTGCGGGCCCGGCGCCTTGCAGCTGCACGGCGGCGATATAGTCGGAATTGCGCACCGTCAGCGTTTCGGCCCGCGCCACCCGGGCATAGGGCGGCCACGAGGTCAGCGCGATGGCCAGCACGGCATTTTCAATCCCCGGCCCCAGCACGGCCACCAGCGCCAGCGCCAGGATCAGCTTGGGGAAGGCCAGGAAAATATCGGTGATCCGCATCAGGATCTGGTCGACCCAACCGCCGGCATAGCCGGCGACCGTGCCGACAGCCAACCCGAACACCGGCGCCGTCAGCGCGACCAGCACCACGATATACA encodes:
- a CDS encoding response regulator transcription factor gives rise to the protein MRVLIADDHDLLRDTLALFLQAAGICVQTVPDLAVALDRIAANGPWDLVLPDLAMPGMNGLEGLRRALQAAADCPVALISGTARPETAEQAMAMGAAGVLEKTLSAADLTRAVRLMAEVGRWAAAGTATPAPGQRPLTPREMQVLEQFCLGRSNREIAGALDISEPTVKLHARTLCRKLGAANRTQAAMIARETGLF
- a CDS encoding ABC transporter ATP-binding protein, which encodes MSLLNVRNLRVTFDTESGRVEAVRGVSFELGRERLGIVGESGSGKTMTGRSVLRLVRPPGRIEADEMTFDGIDLMKASERQMRGLRGPRIAMVMQDPKYSLNPVMKVGRQLTEGLRLRDRIGPAEARKKAIEALEAVQIRDPDRVMEAWPHELSGGMGQRVMIAMMLIPNPDLLIADEPTSALDVTVQAEVLKILDNLVKDRGMGLIFISHDLRLVARFCDRVLVMYKGRVVEEIAAGNLMAAKHPYTQGLLNCLPRIGGPRQPLPSLDRSGAWAQV
- a CDS encoding ABC transporter ATP-binding protein, with product MALIEIDNLSVHFDAGDRIVKAVQEVSLRVDARESYGLVGESGSGKSTILRAICGLAPITGGSIRIGGEPLKTPRGKAFSARVQMVFQDPYSSLHPRHTIDRTLAEPLAIHGIGNTDARVVQALRDVALDPRFRFRYPHQLSGGQRQRVAIARALMLQPEILLLDEPTSALDASVQAETLNLLNRLRAERGLTFLMVSHDLAVIDHMCDRVLVMQHGRAVEELARADLAAARMTTAYARTLFEASADRMLDG
- the nikC gene encoding nickel transporter permease, producing the protein MTTFTEWLRDPSPSSRSQARLGQAWLGWLRFRRNPMAMLGATIVVVLLLMAAFAPLIAPYDPIAQNLTERLKAPLTDGHLMGTDEFGRDIFSRIVWGSRVTLYIVVLVALTAPVFGLAVGTVAGYAGGWVDQILMRITDIFLAFPKLILALALVAVLGPGIENAVLAIALTSWPPYARVARAETLTVRNSDYIAAVQLQGAGPARIILGHVMPMCLSSVIIRVTLDMAGVILTAAGLGFLGLGAQPPMAEWGMMISSGRKFLFEQWWVATMPGLAIFIVSLGFNLLGDGLRDVLDPRSAGK